The genomic window GGCCACGTCGGTGAACTCCGTGATGAAGCCGCTCCGGAGGGTGATGTAGTCGAGGTCGCCGCCGGCGGTGCCCGCGTTGGCGGGGTCCTCCGAGTACTTGTTGGCGGCCTCGGCGAAGCTCATCTTGTTGGCGTCGAGCTGGGCCTTGATGCCCAGGAGCTTCTGCTTGACCTTCTCCTTGTCGGCGGAGGGGGCGTCCGGGTCCACCCGCAGCAGGATGTGGCTGGCCCGCACCTGGGTGCCGCTGAAGAGGTCCTTGTTGTCGTTCAGGTAACGCTGGAGCTCGGCGTCGGTCGCCTTGGCCTTCACGTACTCGGACCAGCGGATGCGGTTCTCCAGCTCCGCCCGCATGTCCTTGAGGTCGATGTTGTTCTCCTTGAGGGCGGTCTCGAGGTCCTGCTTGTCCTGCTTCAGGCTGCTCTCGACGCGGGAGATCTCCTCATCGACCTTGGCCCGATCGACCGCGATCTTCTGGCGGTTGAGGAACATCGTCAGGAGCTTCGTGTTGACGAGGGAGTCCACCACGTTCCGATAGAGCTGGTCGCGATCCTCGGCCGCCGGGATGGGGTACCGGCTGAGGAAGGTGATGACCTCGCCCTTGGTGACTTTGTCGGAGACGTTCCCTTCGGACACCGTCGCGACGACGTCGTTGTAGCCCGGGATTTGGGCGCGGGGGGTGGAGGCCTGCGGCCCCGCCGGGGCGGCCGGCGGCTGGGCCTGGGCGAACGTGGGGGTTGGGGCGCCCGCGACGGCCCCTAGGATGAAGATCGAAAGAAGCCCGGCCTGGACGCTCCTGCCCATCGAACCAATCTCCGTCGACAAGGATTACCGAGGTTGGCCGCCGACCTGTCGCGGCGACGGGGCGGGGAAAGGTCCGCCCCGCATCCCGGCGTTGCGCGCGGGATCCCGGTTTCTCCCGGTTGTACCGGTTCTGCGGGTTTTCCTCAATCCCGCCCCCGGGGCGACGAGGGTGGGGGCGGGGGGCCGCCGGCTACACAATCGCCGGTCGGGGATGATCTAATACCGTCCTCGAGACCACGCAACCGGGTCCCGCCGCCGGGGCCCAGGAGAATACGACATGGGCCGGACCGCCCTCTACCCGCTGCACTTCACGCCGATCCTCCGCCGCCTCCTCTGGGGCGGGCGTCGCCTGGGGACGGTGCTCGGGAAGCCCATCGGGGATGGGTCGGATTATGCCGAGAGCTGGGAACTTGCCGACTACAAGGATGCGGTGAGCCTCGTGGACGAGGGCCCGCTGGCCGGAACCTCGCTCCGCGACCTCATCCGGGACAGGCCGGCCGAATTGCTCGGGGAAGGCCTCCGCGGGCTCTCGCAATTCCCGCTGCTGGTCAAGTTCATCGACGCCCGCGAGGACCTGTCACTCCAGGTCCATCCCGACGACGAGAGGGGCAAGCGGCTGGCGAACGACAACGGCAAGACCGAGACCTGGGTGATCCTGGCGGCCGAGCCGGGCGCGAACATCTATGCCGGGCTGAAGCCCGGCGTGGACCGCGAGGGGCTCGCCGCGGCGATGGAGGCCCGGAACGTCGCCCCGCTGCTCCATCACTTCCCGGCCCGGCCCGGCGACTGCATCCTGATCGAGGCCGGCACGGTGCACGCCATCGGGGCGGGGGTGCTGCTGGCCGAGATCCAGCAGATGTCCGACGCCACGTTCCGGCTGGACGACTGGGGGCGCGTCGGGCCCGACGGCAAGCCCAGGGAGCTGCACATCAGCCAGTCCCTGGAGTCGACCGACTTCGGACGGGGCCCGGTCCACCCCGTCACGCCGGACTCCTCCACGAGCGCGGCGGGGAATACGCGAGAGCGGCTCTCGCGGACCTCCTACTTCGCCCTGGAGCGGTGGCGCCTGAAAGCCCCGGAGTTTCTGGGCGATACCTCCCGGTTCACGATCCTGATGGGCCTCTCCGGCGCGGCGACCGTCTCCGGCGGGGGCCAATCCGCCCGCCTCGAGCTCGGGCGCACGCTGCTCCTGCCGGCCGCCGCGGGGCCCTGCGAGGTGATCCCGGAGGGCGAGGCCTCGGTCCTCTCGTGTTCCGTGCCCTGACGCTCTTCGCGCGGGGCGTTGGCATGGAAATGACGAATCCCTATAATCATCCGTGACTCCGGGTCCCGGGCGCGGACCATCCCCACAGGCTCGAGCGGCACGCATGAATCAACCCCAGACGATTGAATCGGACACGGATGAGACCATCAACCACGACTTGCTGAGCCTGTCCAACCGCCTGGTGGAGAATGTCGGCCTGGTCGTGCTCGGCAAGGCCGACGTGGTCCGGCTCGCCGTCGTCGCGTTCATCGCGGAGGGGCACATCCTCATGGAGGACGTGCCGGGCGTGGGCAAGACCCTGCTGGCCAGGGCCCTGGCCGCGAGCGTGGACTGCACGTTCAAAAGGATCCAGTTCACCCCGGATCTGCTGCCGTCCGACGTCATCGGCTCGAGCATCTTCCACAATCCCAGCGGCGAGTTCGTGTTCAAGCCCGGGCCGCTGTTCTCCAACGTCATCCTCGCGGACGAGATCAACCGCACGACCCCGAGGACGCAGAGCGCTTTGCTGGAGGCGATGAGCGACCGTCAGGTGTCCGTCGAGGGCAAGACGTATCCCCTGGACCCGCCGTTCATCGTGCTGGCGACGCAGAACCCGTTCGAGTTCGAGGGGACCTACGTCCTGCCGGAGAGCCAGCTCGACCGGTTCATGATCCGCCTCCACATGGGCTACCCCATCCGCTCCGAGGAGCGGCGGCTGCTGGCCAGCCATCGCGACGGGGCGCCCGTGGAGTCGCTCTCCCCGGTGCTGAGCATCGACGACATCCTGCGACTCCAGCGCGGGGTGCGCCAGGTCCGCGTCGACGACGCGATCGCCGACTACCTCCTGGACATCGTGCACCTGACGCGACGCAGCGAGGACCTGCACGTCGGCGTGAGCACCCGCGGCGCCCTCACGCTGTACCGCGCGGCCCAGGGCCTGGCGCTGGTCTCGGGGCGGGATTACGTCATCCCGGACGACATCAAGGACCTGGCGGTCCCCGTCCTGGCGCACCGGGTCCTCGGCAAGTCCTTCCTCCAGGCCGGGCAATTCGGGGCCGCCGAGGCGATCATCAGGGACACCGTGGACCGCGTCCGGGTCCCGGGCTGATCGCGGGGGCGAGGCGGGTCGAACAGGGCAACACCGGGCACGGCCGAGGGACCCCGCGATGAGCATCGAGGAGAGGATCCGCCCGGCCGCGTCCCGGGGCCTGGTGGGCCGCGTGGCGCGCGGCGTCGCCCAGGCGCTCGTCCCCACCGAGAGGACGATCCCGACGCGCGAGGGTCTGCTCTACTGCCTGGTCATCGCGCTCCTCCTGGCGGCGGGATGGAGCCAGCAGGTCAACCTGATCATGCTCGTCGCGACGCTTGCGGCCGGGCCGGGGCTGATGTCGCTGATCGGAGGGAGGGCGTTCCTGAGGAGGTTGAGCGTGGTCCGGCGTGTCCCGGCGTACGTCTTCGCCGGCGACCCCCTGGCCGTCGACTACACGCTGGAGAACAGCAGGAGGTGGTCGGCCGCCCTGGCCGTCTTCATGGAGGACCTGCTGGTCCCCGTCGATCGCCAGGCGGCCGGCGGGGCGATCGCCCCGAAGGTCTTCTTCCCTCGCGTGCCGGCCGATGACCGCGTCCGCCTGCGCTGGGCGGGCCCGTCGCCCCGGCGCGGGCGTTATCGCTTCCGCGACCTGGACCTGGGGACCCGCGCGCCTTTCGGCCTGGTCGAGCGGAGGGTGACCATCCCGCTCGCGGAGGAGATCGTCGTCTACCCGCGGATCGGCCGATTGACGCGGCGGTGGTTCCAGCTCCAGCGGCTGGCGAACGAGAACCGGATGGGCAAGCGGCGGGACAGCTCGTCGCAGCACGAGGAGTATCACGGGCTCCGCGATTACCGGGACGGCGACAGCCCGAGGTGGATCCACTGGCGGACCTCGGCCCGTCGTGGCGAGCTGATGGTCAAGGAGTTCGAGCAGCAGAACGAGCAGGAGCTGGCGCTGCTGCTGGACCCGTGGCTGCCGCGGACCAAGGTGCCGCCGGGGCTGCGGGACGCGATGGAGGAGGCGATCTCGCTGGCCGCCACGGTCTGCGTGGAGACCTGCCGCCGCCAGGGCCGTCGGATGGTGCTCGGCTGGACCGGCGCGACGCCCGGGGTCTGCCAGGGGCAGGGGTCGGTGAAGCTCCTGCACGAGCTCCTGGAGCAGCTCGCCGTGATGCGGCCGGCGAGCGAGGGGAGCCTGGCGGAGCTGATCGACGCGCTGCCGCCGACGACGCTGCGGGATTCGCTGCTCGTCATCATCTCGACGCGGCCGGTCCAGCTCGCCGAGGAGGCCGAACGCTCGTCGCGACTGGCGGGGGGGGCGGCCCGCAACCTGCTCTCGCGGACGATCGTCCTCAACGCCGCGCAGGGCGAGATCTCCGACCTCATGGAGGACGTGAGGGACGGTTCGCGCAGCCTGATCGAGAACCGCCTGACGAGCACCGAACAGGAGCGACTCGACGATCAGGAGGACCGTCGGCGGGCGGTCGCGGCCTCCCCGGCGGGGGCCAACGGGGAGATGGCGGCGGGCGGCCCGTCGGAAGGCGCGGTGAAGGCATGAAGAGCGGCATGATTTATCGGGTCAGCTTCTACGTCATGCTGACCGTCGCGACCAAGATCCTCTGCGGCGACGCCGCGGACTCCCGCATCGACGGGCTGCTCCCTTTCGTGGTGGCCGGGGCGGGCGTGCTCGCCTTCCTGTCGGTGGACCAGGCGCCTCGGCTGGGGCTGCCCCGCGAGCTGGCCAACCTCCTGGCGATGGGTACGCTCGGGATCCTCTATCTCGAATACAAGTCCGACGAGAGCCAGCTGATCCGCGCGCTCGGCCACTGGGTGGCCTGCCTCCAGCTCATCAAGTATTTCCTCCCTAAGACCTCCGAGGACGACTGGTTCCTGTTCCTCCTGGGCCTGACGCAGGTCCTCATCGGCTCGGTGGCCAATCAGGGCGACACGGTCGGGGTCTGGCTGTTCTTCTGGGCGATGCTGGCCGTCTGGGTGCTCGGCCTCTTCTTCCTCCAACGCGAGGCCGGCCGGTTCGAGCCGACCGGGGAGCCCGCGGCCGGGCCGGGCCTCTCGGCGGCGGCGGACCCCTACCGCGGCCTCTTCGACACGGCCTACCTGATGACGAGCGTCCGGGTGCTGACGCTGACCCTGCTCCTCGGCGGCCTCTTCTTCCTCCTGCTTCCCCGCCAGGTGGGGGCCTCGAGGGCGAGGAATTCCGGCGGCATGGCCAAGCACCTGACCGGCTTCGATGAGGAGGTCAAGCTCGGCCAGCTCGGGGAGATCCTCGAGAACGACAGCGTGGTCATGACCGTCGAGCTCACCGACGCCGAGGGCAAGCCCACGCGGCCGCCCGGCGAGCCTCTCTGGCGGGGCGTGACCCTGACTCAGTACGAGAATGGCCGCTGGAAGCGCCAGAACAAGGCGACGATCCAGTGGATCGTGAGCCCGTCGCAGGCCGGGAATCGATCGGCCTCGCCCATCCACCAGTCCATCAAGCTGGAGCCCAACGACTCGACCACGCTCTTCGCGATGCGCCCGGTCCTCGACTGGTCGGCGCCGACCAAGCTGACCCCCTACATGAATCCGCTGGACGGCACCCTGGTCCGCAACGACACGCGCGGGAGCTATGACTACAAGGTCGTCTCGGCGACGGACGTCGACGCCCCCCAGCGGCAGGAAGCCCCGATCCTCGAAGATCGCCGCGAGACGCTCCTCGCGGTGGAGGCACCGCTCCGCGACCAGCTCCGGGAGATCGCGCTGCCAATCGTCGAGGGCCTCCCCGAGGCGGGGCGGGAGGGGCTGACGGCCAGGGCTCGCGCGCTGGAGGAATATCTCCGCGACAGCGGCGCGTTCGGCTACACCCTGGAGATGGATGTCACCGACCCGAAGCTGGATCCCGTCGTGGACTTCCTGACCAATCGCCACGAGGGGCACTGCGAGTACTTCGCCAGCGCCCTGACCCTGCTCCTGCGGTCGGTGGGCATACCCGCCCGCATGGTCAACGGCTTCAAGGGGGGCGATTGGAACGAGATCACCCAGATGATGAGCGTGCGCCAGAAGCACGCCCATAGCTGGGTGGAGGCGCTCGTCGAGCAGGGCAAGGGGACGGCGGCCCCCGGCTGGATCACCCTCGACCCGACGCCGGGCATCGAGCGGGACCAGTCGGTGGCCCAGGTCGGCAGCATCCCCAGCCGGCTGCGGTCGATCACCGACCTGGTCCGCTACGTCTGGGTCTTCTACATCCTCGGATACGATTCGGCGAGGCAGGATCGCATCCTCTACCAGCCCATCGCGACGGTCGTGAAGGCGGTCCGCGAGGGGTACGCCACGATCTGGGCCTGGATGAAGCAGACCTTCGCTCGTCTCTTCGACTTCAAGACCTGGGGCTCGTTCATCAGCGTGAAGGGGTTCGTCGTCACGTTCCTCCTCGGGACGCTGCTGGTGCTCGTCGGCAAGCTCGCGGGCTGGCTGTTCGGCAAGGCCCTCGCTTGGTGGCGAGGGCCGCAGGACGACGCCGCGGGCCTCACGGCCGGCATCCTCTTCTATCGGCGGCTGGCCCAGCTCCTGGCCGAGTACGAGCTGTTCCGCAGCCCGGCCGAGACCCAGGGAGAGTTCGCCCTCCGCGCCTCCCGCTTCCTGGGAGGTCGCGGCATCGAGGCGCAGGCCATGGCCTCCGTGCCCTCGCGCGTGGTCGGGGCGTTCTATCGCGTCCGGTTCGGCGGGCACGAGCTGGGCGCGGACACGCTCGCGGAACTCGAGGGCGAGCTGGACCTCCTCGAGGAGCGGATGCGCAACACCGACCGCGGCGCCGAGGCGTGAGCGTGGCGCCGTCGTCTCGGGGCTTCCTTTCGTTTTCGCCTAGCAGAAGGGTGTTCGTGGTATGCGAGTGGGACTGGTCGGTTTCGCGGGCAGCGGCAAGAGCACGCTCTTCCACCTCCTCACCGGGGCGGTGCCCGACCCGGGCAAGGTGCATTCGGGGCAGGTCGGCGTGGCGGTGCTGGAGGACTCTCGGCTGGACTTCCTCGCCTCGCTGCACAACCCCAAGAAGATCACGCCGGCCACGGTCGAATTCCTGGACACGCCCGGGCTCATGCCGGGCAGCCACGGCGACAATCCCCAGCGGCTGGCCCTCATCCGCGAGGGGGACGCCCTGCTGATCGTCCTGAACGGCTTCGCCGGGGCCGACCCCGCCGCCGAGTACGCCGCCTTCCGCGAGGAGATGCTCTTCGCGGACATGTCGGTCGTCACCAACCGGGCGGAGCGGCTGGAGGCGAGCGTCAAGAAGCACCGGCCCGACTGGGAGGTCCAGGAGAAGGAGCTGGCGACGGTGCGGCGGATCCTGTCCGCCCTCGAGGAGGGCAGGTCGGTCGCGTCCCTCGGGCTCTCCGCGGAGGAGAAGAAGCCCCTCCGCTCCTTCGGCCTGCTCACCGACAAGCCTCAGGTCGTGGTCCTGAACGCGCCGCAGGGCGAGGGCGTCCCGGATGCCCTGCGGGCGCTCGCGCCGGACGCGCTGGCCCTGGATGCCAAGCTCGAGCTCGAGCTTGTCCAGCTCGAGCCGGCCGAGCGCGAGGTCTTCATGGCCGACCTGGGCGTGGCCGAGCTCGGCCGCGCCCGGATCATCCGCGCCGCCTACGACGCGGTGGGCATCATCACGTTCTTCACCGCGGGCGAGCCCGAGGTCCGCGGCTGGAACCTCGAGCGCGGCGGGACCGCGGTGGACGCCGCCGGCAAGATCCACACCGACCTGGCCAAGGGCTTCGTCCGCGCCGAGGTCACGGCCTATGACGAGCTGGTGGCCGCCGGATCGATCAAGGAGGCGAAGAACCGCAAGATCCAGCGGCTCGAAGGGAAGGACTACATCGTCAAGGACGGCGACGTCGTCTACTTCCGCAGCGCGATCTGAGGCCGGCCCCGCTCGTCAAGCTCGGTCGCCGTGGCCCCTTCACGGGTCGGGCGTCCGCAGGATCGAGCCGGTCTTGAGTGGCGAATCGCGGCTCGGCAGGAGGTCGCGGTTGGCCCGCCAGAGCAGCTCGATCTGCTCGGCGCCACCGTACACCCTGGCCGCGACGTCGCCCAGCCCCTCGCCCTCGGCCACGGTCGTGAACGCCGAGCGCGGCTCGGTCGGGGGCTTAGGCCTCGCGGCCGGCCCCGTGACGCTCGGGGCCGCGTCGGGCTTCGCGGCGCCGGGTGCCTGGGGAGGGTTCGGCACCTCGGCGGGCGCCTGCGTCGGCGTTGCCGGCGGCCGGTCCGCCGCCGCCGGGCTCGCCTCGCGGGCCGGCTTCTCCGCCGGTTTCGTGACCGCCGTTGCGGATGGCTTTCCCGCCGGGGCCGGCAGGGGCTCCGGGGCCGGTCCGGGGGTGGCCGCGGGCGGATCCTGGG from Aquisphaera giovannonii includes these protein-coding regions:
- a CDS encoding peptidylprolyl isomerase: MGRSVQAGLLSIFILGAVAGAPTPTFAQAQPPAAPAGPQASTPRAQIPGYNDVVATVSEGNVSDKVTKGEVITFLSRYPIPAAEDRDQLYRNVVDSLVNTKLLTMFLNRQKIAVDRAKVDEEISRVESSLKQDKQDLETALKENNIDLKDMRAELENRIRWSEYVKAKATDAELQRYLNDNKDLFSGTQVRASHILLRVDPDAPSADKEKVKQKLLGIKAQLDANKMSFAEAANKYSEDPANAGTAGGDLDYITLRSGFITEFTDVAFRLKKGSISGPVETPYGFHLIQVTDRKEGKLPDFEQIKPAVVQYYAGDLQKNIVTEERKQAKIDVKPMPKDLFPAAPAAPAGTPAAGAATPKTSR
- a CDS encoding type I phosphomannose isomerase catalytic subunit — translated: MGRTALYPLHFTPILRRLLWGGRRLGTVLGKPIGDGSDYAESWELADYKDAVSLVDEGPLAGTSLRDLIRDRPAELLGEGLRGLSQFPLLVKFIDAREDLSLQVHPDDERGKRLANDNGKTETWVILAAEPGANIYAGLKPGVDREGLAAAMEARNVAPLLHHFPARPGDCILIEAGTVHAIGAGVLLAEIQQMSDATFRLDDWGRVGPDGKPRELHISQSLESTDFGRGPVHPVTPDSSTSAAGNTRERLSRTSYFALERWRLKAPEFLGDTSRFTILMGLSGAATVSGGGQSARLELGRTLLLPAAAGPCEVIPEGEASVLSCSVP
- a CDS encoding AAA family ATPase — its product is MNQPQTIESDTDETINHDLLSLSNRLVENVGLVVLGKADVVRLAVVAFIAEGHILMEDVPGVGKTLLARALAASVDCTFKRIQFTPDLLPSDVIGSSIFHNPSGEFVFKPGPLFSNVILADEINRTTPRTQSALLEAMSDRQVSVEGKTYPLDPPFIVLATQNPFEFEGTYVLPESQLDRFMIRLHMGYPIRSEERRLLASHRDGAPVESLSPVLSIDDILRLQRGVRQVRVDDAIADYLLDIVHLTRRSEDLHVGVSTRGALTLYRAAQGLALVSGRDYVIPDDIKDLAVPVLAHRVLGKSFLQAGQFGAAEAIIRDTVDRVRVPG
- a CDS encoding DUF58 domain-containing protein is translated as MSIEERIRPAASRGLVGRVARGVAQALVPTERTIPTREGLLYCLVIALLLAAGWSQQVNLIMLVATLAAGPGLMSLIGGRAFLRRLSVVRRVPAYVFAGDPLAVDYTLENSRRWSAALAVFMEDLLVPVDRQAAGGAIAPKVFFPRVPADDRVRLRWAGPSPRRGRYRFRDLDLGTRAPFGLVERRVTIPLAEEIVVYPRIGRLTRRWFQLQRLANENRMGKRRDSSSQHEEYHGLRDYRDGDSPRWIHWRTSARRGELMVKEFEQQNEQELALLLDPWLPRTKVPPGLRDAMEEAISLAATVCVETCRRQGRRMVLGWTGATPGVCQGQGSVKLLHELLEQLAVMRPASEGSLAELIDALPPTTLRDSLLVIISTRPVQLAEEAERSSRLAGGAARNLLSRTIVLNAAQGEISDLMEDVRDGSRSLIENRLTSTEQERLDDQEDRRRAVAASPAGANGEMAAGGPSEGAVKA
- a CDS encoding DUF3488 and transglutaminase-like domain-containing protein, whose product is MIYRVSFYVMLTVATKILCGDAADSRIDGLLPFVVAGAGVLAFLSVDQAPRLGLPRELANLLAMGTLGILYLEYKSDESQLIRALGHWVACLQLIKYFLPKTSEDDWFLFLLGLTQVLIGSVANQGDTVGVWLFFWAMLAVWVLGLFFLQREAGRFEPTGEPAAGPGLSAAADPYRGLFDTAYLMTSVRVLTLTLLLGGLFFLLLPRQVGASRARNSGGMAKHLTGFDEEVKLGQLGEILENDSVVMTVELTDAEGKPTRPPGEPLWRGVTLTQYENGRWKRQNKATIQWIVSPSQAGNRSASPIHQSIKLEPNDSTTLFAMRPVLDWSAPTKLTPYMNPLDGTLVRNDTRGSYDYKVVSATDVDAPQRQEAPILEDRRETLLAVEAPLRDQLREIALPIVEGLPEAGREGLTARARALEEYLRDSGAFGYTLEMDVTDPKLDPVVDFLTNRHEGHCEYFASALTLLLRSVGIPARMVNGFKGGDWNEITQMMSVRQKHAHSWVEALVEQGKGTAAPGWITLDPTPGIERDQSVAQVGSIPSRLRSITDLVRYVWVFYILGYDSARQDRILYQPIATVVKAVREGYATIWAWMKQTFARLFDFKTWGSFISVKGFVVTFLLGTLLVLVGKLAGWLFGKALAWWRGPQDDAAGLTAGILFYRRLAQLLAEYELFRSPAETQGEFALRASRFLGGRGIEAQAMASVPSRVVGAFYRVRFGGHELGADTLAELEGELDLLEERMRNTDRGAEA
- a CDS encoding DUF933 domain-containing protein, whose product is MRVGLVGFAGSGKSTLFHLLTGAVPDPGKVHSGQVGVAVLEDSRLDFLASLHNPKKITPATVEFLDTPGLMPGSHGDNPQRLALIREGDALLIVLNGFAGADPAAEYAAFREEMLFADMSVVTNRAERLEASVKKHRPDWEVQEKELATVRRILSALEEGRSVASLGLSAEEKKPLRSFGLLTDKPQVVVLNAPQGEGVPDALRALAPDALALDAKLELELVQLEPAEREVFMADLGVAELGRARIIRAAYDAVGIITFFTAGEPEVRGWNLERGGTAVDAAGKIHTDLAKGFVRAEVTAYDELVAAGSIKEAKNRKIQRLEGKDYIVKDGDVVYFRSAI